The bacterium genome contains a region encoding:
- a CDS encoding mechanosensitive ion channel, with product NPPFGISHETAGSIRPAMLRILAFCFWTLIPIATLEFFAYRPGFIALLWTIFWVGMVLIVISVASQEVIQMICRAIAGGEEPAWLRSASGRAYRVSLLSVMTLLLLLYAFGFVNLTRYILVGLLFSGVIVAIGRGLNRRSEERIRAFFVRRRKGHLRPETEDSEIHRLSGTVQKIVRYVIHAGVLLTLLILWGVDLKAIAWLLAFLTVPVATLGGVRISVANLAKIAIVLFIAWWLSRYLQHLIRKKLTESSVTEGVRENISVGVNYLVLATGIIVALRSVGVDFTGLTIFAGVIGIGVGFGLQTIANNLISGVILLMERTVQPSDFIEVGNTVGIVQKVALRSTVVRTLDNISVIVPNSNFITNNVVNWSHDETLTRGRIPVGVAYGSDAERVRRVLLEVAEAHDTVLKQPPSRVIFTSFGDSSLNFELLYWVREPREMVYIKSDLLFGIDAAFRRHNIRIPFPQRDVNFFPQGLRDDDAPRQGEAPAGADAPEAPPGG from the coding sequence AAACCCACCCTTTGGCATCTCCCATGAGACGGCGGGCTCGATCCGCCCGGCGATGCTGCGCATCCTGGCGTTTTGCTTCTGGACGCTGATTCCTATCGCGACACTGGAGTTTTTTGCCTACCGGCCGGGATTCATCGCGCTCCTATGGACGATTTTCTGGGTCGGCATGGTTTTGATCGTCATTTCGGTCGCCTCACAGGAGGTGATACAGATGATCTGCCGCGCCATCGCGGGCGGGGAGGAGCCGGCCTGGCTTCGCTCCGCCTCGGGGCGGGCCTACCGGGTGTCCCTGTTGTCCGTGATGACGCTCCTCCTCCTTTTGTATGCGTTCGGTTTCGTGAATCTGACGCGCTATATCCTCGTCGGTCTGCTGTTCAGCGGCGTGATCGTCGCCATCGGGAGGGGGTTGAACCGCCGGAGCGAGGAGCGCATCCGCGCTTTCTTCGTCCGGAGACGCAAAGGACATCTCCGGCCGGAGACGGAAGATAGTGAAATCCATCGGCTCAGCGGCACCGTCCAGAAAATCGTCCGCTACGTCATCCACGCGGGTGTCCTGCTGACGCTCCTCATCCTGTGGGGCGTGGACCTGAAGGCGATTGCCTGGCTGCTTGCCTTTCTGACGGTTCCGGTCGCCACGCTGGGCGGTGTGCGGATTTCCGTTGCGAACCTGGCAAAAATCGCGATAGTCCTGTTCATCGCGTGGTGGTTGAGCCGGTACCTGCAGCATTTGATTCGAAAGAAGCTGACAGAATCGTCCGTCACCGAGGGTGTTCGCGAAAATATCTCTGTCGGCGTGAATTATCTTGTTCTGGCCACCGGCATCATCGTCGCGCTGCGATCGGTGGGCGTGGACTTCACAGGGCTCACGATTTTTGCCGGTGTCATCGGCATCGGGGTGGGGTTCGGGCTTCAGACCATCGCGAACAATCTCATCAGCGGCGTCATCCTTTTGATGGAACGGACCGTGCAGCCCTCGGATTTCATCGAGGTGGGCAATACGGTCGGCATCGTGCAGAAGGTGGCGCTTCGCAGCACGGTGGTCCGGACACTCGATAACATTTCCGTCATCGTTCCGAATTCGAATTTCATCACGAACAATGTGGTCAACTGGAGCCATGACGAAACGCTGACGCGGGGGCGCATTCCTGTCGGGGTCGCCTACGGGAGCGACGCCGAACGGGTCCGGCGCGTCCTGCTGGAGGTGGCGGAGGCGCACGATACTGTTCTCAAGCAGCCTCCGTCCCGGGTGATTTTCACGAGTTTCGGGGACAGCTCCCTCAACTTCGAGCTCCTCTACTGGGTGCGCGAGCCGCGGGAGATGGTTTACATCAAAAGCGATCTGCTCTTCGGCATCGACGCCGCGTTTCGCCGCCACAACATCCGGATTCCGTTTCCGCAGCGCGATGTCAATTTCTTTCCGCAGGGCTTGCGCGATGACGATGCGCCGAGACAGGGGGAAGCGCCGGCGGGGGCGGACGCGCCCGAGGCGCCGCCCGGTGGTTGA